Proteins from one Gibbsiella quercinecans genomic window:
- a CDS encoding YebY family protein produces the protein MKRALLGFALLAATNAALAAGGLVNVTKLEYGKQWAFTREEVTLQCRKDGALFVLNNSTLMQYPLNDIAQAQVKAGQQRAQPLDVILLDDANNPGHKMSTEAFRERAQQLCAH, from the coding sequence ATGAAACGAGCATTACTCGGTTTCGCGTTGCTGGCAGCGACCAACGCCGCGTTGGCGGCCGGTGGGCTAGTCAATGTGACTAAGCTGGAATACGGCAAACAGTGGGCATTTACTCGGGAAGAGGTGACGCTGCAGTGCCGGAAAGATGGCGCGCTGTTTGTGCTGAACAACAGCACGCTGATGCAATATCCGCTAAATGATATCGCCCAGGCCCAGGTAAAAGCAGGCCAGCAACGTGCCCAGCCGCTGGATGTGATCCTGCTCGATGATGCCAACAACCCTGGCCACAAGATGAGTACAGAAGCGTTCCGTGAGCGTGCGCAGCAGCTGTGCGCCCACTGA
- a CDS encoding replication initiation protein, which produces MFWQGFDVDRAGTVIDWSDCNPPAPTPIIKTPKTDERICAMRSKKSSAPRGAKRKPYTSVKNALCEKLDADVDYFRLICKNQNLNLWEMNLSVVE; this is translated from the coding sequence ATGTTTTGGCAGGGATTTGATGTCGACCGTGCGGGTACTGTTATAGACTGGAGTGACTGTAACCCGCCCGCGCCTACGCCGATTATCAAAACCCCGAAAACGGATGAGCGCATCTGCGCTATGCGCTCAAAAAAATCATCCGCACCGCGAGGCGCAAAAAGGAAGCCGTACACCTCCGTAAAGAACGCACTATGTGAAAAATTAGATGCTGATGTGGATTATTTTAGGCTAATATGCAAAAATCAAAATCTTAATTTATGGGAAATGAATCTATCAGTGGTGGAATAG
- a CDS encoding AIPR family protein, whose translation MAGVREITISGIKKRLLSRYGEYINMDNVGGSEESKEIVKVSRAIAALAVNIFNPELSEVVCSESVCDGSDDRCIDAVYVNHDKKQVTIVQSKFDQSGNGSISRQDMADYLTSCRDVLMEEYNLFNDRFNRFSESLEVAYDNSYKYFFVFAYSGRDELSEDVKRQIEQRKKEFNFDLDGDYIEIQTLSLSKIKDYLSRRSLGNININDVEIFQYGVTEEPLKAVHGLITGDQVASWWEDYGDLLLEDNIRGGLGEVSDVNQGIKKTLIDNPEMFYYFNNGVTILVNTITPKMRNGKTRRENGGFDLVNVNVINGAQTISTIGKAYLSGEVTMDQLAEVKLPCRFIKVEDYGSQDGGGLDVALSITIANNSQNKVTARDFISKDPFQIELKRSFSFEEPYVYEIKRSEQDSNKSPGVNVITIEDALSSLVCNLNSPRYMALLKSNRGRFFESITSPVYKAVFNPSVHCVMLINTVNFFRSANEALNYMEKNRKTKRDEKIVIHGKYIFISLVMNKYRSLIERNAVVPVDDIPDLKPYINETFKKIKAHIDEHYATSHMPRFFENQSKVKEVMVL comes from the coding sequence ATGGCTGGCGTAAGAGAAATAACCATTTCTGGAATAAAGAAAAGATTACTATCAAGGTATGGTGAATACATTAACATGGATAATGTTGGTGGAAGCGAAGAATCAAAAGAGATAGTCAAGGTTTCTAGAGCAATAGCCGCGCTAGCTGTAAATATTTTTAACCCAGAGTTAAGTGAGGTTGTTTGTTCAGAATCGGTATGCGATGGCAGCGATGATAGATGTATAGATGCTGTTTATGTAAATCATGATAAGAAACAAGTAACAATAGTCCAGTCAAAATTCGATCAGTCTGGGAATGGTTCAATATCTAGGCAAGATATGGCGGATTATTTAACATCATGCAGAGATGTATTGATGGAAGAATATAACCTTTTCAACGATAGATTTAATAGATTTTCAGAATCGCTAGAAGTTGCTTATGACAACTCCTACAAGTATTTTTTTGTTTTTGCTTATAGCGGTAGAGATGAGTTATCAGAAGATGTTAAAAGGCAAATTGAACAAAGAAAGAAAGAATTCAATTTTGACCTTGATGGTGATTACATAGAAATACAGACACTATCTTTAAGCAAAATAAAAGATTACTTGAGCAGAAGATCACTTGGAAATATCAATATAAATGATGTCGAGATTTTCCAGTATGGGGTGACAGAGGAGCCATTGAAAGCTGTTCATGGGCTGATTACTGGTGATCAGGTCGCTAGTTGGTGGGAAGACTATGGTGATCTTCTTTTAGAAGATAATATTCGAGGTGGGTTAGGCGAAGTATCTGATGTCAACCAAGGAATAAAAAAAACACTTATTGATAACCCTGAGATGTTCTACTACTTTAATAATGGAGTCACTATACTAGTTAACACTATCACTCCGAAAATGAGGAATGGTAAAACGAGAAGAGAAAACGGTGGTTTTGACCTAGTTAATGTTAATGTTATTAACGGTGCTCAAACCATTAGTACAATTGGGAAAGCCTATCTATCTGGTGAAGTTACCATGGATCAACTGGCTGAAGTTAAATTGCCATGCCGTTTTATCAAAGTTGAAGACTATGGCAGCCAAGATGGCGGCGGATTAGATGTCGCGCTGTCAATAACCATAGCCAACAATAGTCAGAATAAAGTTACAGCTAGAGACTTTATTTCAAAGGACCCATTCCAAATAGAGTTGAAAAGATCATTTTCTTTTGAGGAACCCTACGTTTACGAAATAAAGAGAAGCGAGCAAGATTCAAATAAGTCTCCTGGCGTTAATGTTATAACAATAGAAGATGCACTTTCATCATTAGTTTGTAACTTAAATTCACCTCGATATATGGCCTTATTGAAATCAAATCGAGGAAGGTTTTTTGAGTCTATAACCAGTCCAGTATATAAGGCTGTTTTTAATCCTAGTGTTCATTGTGTGATGCTAATCAATACAGTTAATTTTTTTCGATCTGCGAATGAAGCTCTTAATTACATGGAAAAAAATAGAAAAACGAAGCGCGATGAAAAGATAGTTATTCATGGGAAATACATTTTCATCTCTTTAGTTATGAATAAATATCGGAGTTTAATCGAGAGGAACGCAGTTGTTCCTGTTGATGATATCCCCGACCTAAAGCCATATATAAACGAGACTTTCAAGAAAATCAAGGCACACATAGACGAACATTACGCTACTAGTCACATGCCTCGTTTTTTCGAAAATCAAAGTAAAGTTAAAGAGGTCATGGTTCTCTAA